A part of Setaria viridis chromosome 8, Setaria_viridis_v4.0, whole genome shotgun sequence genomic DNA contains:
- the LOC117833110 gene encoding uncharacterized protein, translating to MSSKEKPTLGGTRIKTRKRNIAAPLDPASFSDAIVQIYLDNGGDLELVAKSIESSDLNFSRYGDTFFEVVFVGGRTQPGTIKPEEEGDRHPYSVLDCAAQREAILPFVLYLQKTLRRRPFLIKNLENVMRKFLQSLEFFEENERKKLAIFTALAFSQKLSGLPPETVFQPLLKDNLVAKGIVLSFITEFFKEYLKENSLDDLIGLLKKGKMEDNLLDFFPSAKRSSEALSEHFTKEGLTSLVEYNEKKMFEVKLKEIKSTLTTMINDEAEISEVIETVKQQVKDAKFPDIEVIRMLWDVLMEAVQWSGKNQQQNSNSALRQVKAWAELLNAFCTSGRLELELIYKVQTQCYEDAKLMKLFPEIIRTLYDQDVLAEDTILLWFRKGSNPKGRQSFVKALEPFVKWLEEAEEEE from the exons ATGAG CTCGAAGGAGAAGCCCACCCTTGG AGGCACGCGGATTAAGACCCGCAAGCGGAATATTGCAGCTCCTTTGGACCCTGCATCATTCTCTGATGCAATTGTCCAGATTTATCTGGATAATGGTGGAGATCTG GAACTTGTTGCCAAAAGTATCGAGTCCTCGGATCTCAACTTCTCACGTTACGGTGACACCTTTTTTGAG GTTGTTTTCGTTGGAGGGCGAACCCAGCCTGGCACAATAAAACCTGAAGAAGAAGGAGACCGCCACCCTTATTCTGTACTTGATTGTGCGGCACAGCGTGAAGCAATTTTGCCTTTTGTACTCTATCTTCAGAAAACATTACGCAGGAGGCCTTTCTTAATTAAGAATCTTGAAAATGTTATGCGAAAATTCCTCCAATCCCTGGAGTTCTTTGAGGAAAATGAGAGGAAGAAACTTGCCATATTCACAGCCCTTGCATTTTCTCAGAAGCTATCAGGGCTTCCTCCTGAGACAGTATTCCAGCCTCTGCTCAAGGATAATCTTGTTGCCAAAGGGATAGTACTTTCATTCATCACTGAGTTTTTCAAGGAGTACCTGAAGGAAAACAGTTTGGATGATCTAATTGGACTTCTGAAGAAAGGCAAAATGGAGGACAATCTGCTGGACTTCTTCCCATCAGCCAAGAGGTCCTCTGAGGCTTTATCTGAGCATTTCAC caaggaaggtTTGACTAGCCTTGTTGAAtataatgaaaagaaaatgtttGAAGTTAAACTTAAGGAGATAAAGTCAACTTTGACTACCATGATCAATGATGAGGCTGAAATTTCTGAAGTCATTGAGACTGTCAAGCAACAAGTTAAAGATGCCAAATTTCCTGATATAGAGGTTATCCGAATGCTGTGGGATGTGCTTATGGAGGCTGTTCAGTGGTCTGGAAAGAACCAGCAACAAAATTCTAATTCAGCACTTCGGCAG GTGAAAGCTTGGGCTGAGCTTTTGAATGCTTTTTGCACGAGTGGCAGATTAGAACTGGAACTGATATACAAAGTTCAGACACAGTGTTATGAGGATGCTAAGCTGATGAAGCTGTTTCCTGAGATCATAAGGACACTATATGACCAAGATGTCCTAGCTGAAGATActatccttctttggttccgtAAAGGTTCTAACCCAAAGGGCAG GCAATCTTTTGTTAAAGCTCTGGAACCATTTGTCAAATGGCTagaggaggcagaggaagaagaataa